DNA from Geobacter sulfurreducens PCA:
CCCCTCACCGATCTGGAGGTACGGGTGGCGGCGATTCCGGTGGAGCCGGGCGTTACCACTGACGCGGGGGTTCGGGCGGCGGCAGGCAGGGGGCTCATGCTGGCGGCCCGGGACGCGGGGCCCACGCTCCTGGAGCCGGTCATGAACCTGGAAATCGTCATCCCGGCCGACTATGCCGGCAAGGTCCTCGGGTCGGTTCAGCAGAAGCGGGGACGGATCGAAGGAATCAGCAGCCAGGGCGACACGGAGACCATCCGGGCGTCGGTCCCCCTGGCGGAAATGTTCGGCTACATGACCGAACTGCGCAGCGCCACCAAGGGGCGCGGCACCTACACCATGGAATTCTCCCACTACGATCGGGCCCCGATCGAGGTGCTGCGGCGCTTCGGCCTGGAGGCGTGAACCGGACGGCTACTTCTTTCCCTTCTTGCGCAGCACCGCCCGCAACCCCTTGGCCATGCGGCGCTCCCCCTTCTTGCGCTCCCGCCGCCCCTCGGCATCGGCCAGGGTTGCCATGGTTTCTTCTTCCAGCCGAAGCTTGAGATAGCTGCCGTAGCGGCCCGGATCCAGCCCGCCCTCGGCCAGGGCGGTGCGGACGGCACAGCCGGGCTCGTGCCGGTGGGAACAGTCGTGAAAACGGCAGCCGGCGGCCAGCTCCGCGATCTCGGGGAACGCCGCGTCGATCCCCTCGTCCACCTGCCAGAGGCCGAATTCCCGCATCCCCGGTGTGTCGATGACGATTCCCCCGCCCGGCAGGAGGATAAGCTGACGATGGGTGGTGGTGTGGCGCCCCTTGGCGTCCCGCTCGCGCACCGCGCCGATGGCCATGACCGGATCTCCTGCCAGCAGGTTGACCAAGCTCGACTTGCCCACGCCGGACGGTCCGATGAAGCAGGCGGTCACACCGGGGGCGAGAAGGGCTCCGACTTCGTCGACACCGGCGCCGTCCAGGGAGCTGACGGTCATGACCCGGATGCCGGGAGCGACCGTTGCGGCCTCCTCCGCCGGTGCGGCCGGATCACCGGCCAGATCGCTCTTGGTGAGCAGTACCACCGGTTCGGCGCCGCTCTCGCGGGCCGCGGCCAGGAACCGTT
Protein-coding regions in this window:
- the rsgA gene encoding ribosome small subunit-dependent GTPase A, with the translated sequence MELLVKMGWDDWFAAHAGASSDAGRPGRVVAEQRGEYRVRTADGEVAAILTGRAMRETAGDRLERPVVGDWVIVEPVAGDSTVLVRAVLPRRTILARRESGRGAEVQPVAANVDIVFIVAGLDGALNLRRLERFLAAARESGAEPVVLLTKSDLAGDPAAPAEEAATVAPGIRVMTVSSLDGAGVDEVGALLAPGVTACFIGPSGVGKSSLVNLLAGDPVMAIGAVRERDAKGRHTTTHRQLILLPGGGIVIDTPGMREFGLWQVDEGIDAAFPEIAELAAGCRFHDCSHRHEPGCAVRTALAEGGLDPGRYGSYLKLRLEEETMATLADAEGRRERKKGERRMAKGLRAVLRKKGKK